TCAAGAACGTGTGCAGTAAAGAGAACAAGGAACCTGATGGAGACACTGAGACACTGCCCGGGGCTTTAGCCAGAAACTGGTCTCTCAGTAAGCTCGTGGAAAACGTgaagatcttaactcaaagaAATATATGCCTGACACATTTTCGTGTCTTTCGCAGCCGTTTTGTAATAATGATGATGTAACCGGTGGAGATTCCACGTATAAGTGCAATAGTCAATAGTTGAGAGTGGCATTGAAATAAATGAATCAGTTTTGACAAAAATGCATGGCTTGGAAGTGTGGATAAGTGCTGGCTGACCACGTGTGCCTTCTGAAAGagctttttctaagctttcagaaaatcgcAAATCATTGAAAATGGTCTATCCAAACACAACTAATGGCTGTTTGAAGATGTTATAAATGCACTAGACGTTATATTATGTTAGTGGCGTCCTTTCCATACATACCAGCTACCTCAGTGTTGCGTATGTTTCTCAGTGATGCTATAGCAACCCTCCACCCTCTTTAGACAGGCCCCTCATTATGTCTGTCTAACTTATAACTAATTTTTGTGGAGGAACAGTTATGTTTTTAGCTCTGTATAAAATTGAGAGCTATCAGTAATAGGCCTTTCCAGATAAAGCAAAATTCCTTGCTGCGTTATCTGGAAAGGCCTATTTGCTACGATTTAGCAATCAGAAATTGTTTACATTGTtgctcataataattttaggAGTAATGCTTTTTCGTACTGTGTTTTGCACATGAAAAACCTCTGTGAATGAATAAtgattgcgttctggcaaggatcgtgatgtcatccatgtacctgtatataattatacttattatGCAAAGCGATCAATTTCGCATAtagtttgatgcttgcaaaacattttAGTAATATAGTCCTTTGATTTGGAATGTCAAAATTCATTGAAGCCGTTTATAATTCCCCTTCCCCcttccccacacacatacagtgagATTTCAGACGGATAACTGCAACAAGCTCAagaacatgtgcattaaaGAGATTGGTCGCAAGAAGAAGAACGGCCATTGTGTTCTGTGTGTCCCTGAGTGCATACGACCTCATGCTGGCCGAGGACAAAGAGATGATGTGTGGGCTGTGGGAGGAATGTTAGGGTGCATGTTTGGCTAATGAGTTAATGGTTACTATATCTCCCACTCACCGTGTGTACACATTTGGGGCTGAGTTTTAATGAAATTCACAGAGTCAGTGTGTATCGATCGATCGTGTGTTTTTTCTTTAATGGTTGCTATCTCGCACTCACCGTGTGTATTATTTTTAGATAGTGCTTGCAGCTGTATATACAAGCTCCTGTATCTAGGGCTCGTCATGTTATTCAAGTTATTGTATAGCCAAGGCTTGTTACTGCAGCTTAGCTAGGCTTCCTTATGCACTAATCCACCAAGGCCTACACATTCCATTtgttgttgtataattatagtcctgtCAGgatttttagcaacattttttgTAGAGAGAGAAAATGACGACGGTCGTCATTCTGTgtaacgaaatgcttttagaggccaatccacaaagtataagtgcctcgaacaTTTCGAGCTATACTGTATTCCTTCACTGTAAAACACCACAATTTGGTGTGACATCAGGGGAAATCCCAGGGTGCCCTATATGTATGAAACCCTAACCTGACCTCCTCTCTCACATGCAGGTCCTATATTATAATACTTACGATGACTGCTCAGAAGTGAGGCACCGCCAAAAAGCCAAGAAAAGCTCACTTCATGCACATGTGCTACAGACACAAAACAATAGATTTGTGTTTGATGTAGTCACAATAGTTTACGTAACAGGAGTATACTGATTTTGGTTTTCATTACCCAATCAATTACAATTTGGGTATACCTCTGTTTTGTTTAATTTGTGAATTAGTCTGTTGATTATTTTATTAAATGTAGGAAATTTTCAGTTCGTACATTATATGCAACAGGTATACCTATATACAGGTTAACACAATCAGCCTGTGTGTATAAAGTgtgtaactgcatgcatgacacaACAGTAATTATCAGTATAGCATCTGTGAAAGATTCTCATAACATTAACATGCTCTCCCTGGTTAggttgatcccaggccgagtttttgctTTATAAATGTTTGCACATGCAATTTAGCAATAAATTGTGGTGGTGCATGTTGTTGTGTagagtgcatataattatgtgcgtgtgtgtaatTTCTAGGAAACATTCATTTAGTGACTTATACACCCTATATTGAAGGCAATGACTGTttatatccgactagaaaaacatttgcaatgtgaaaaattgctaggattgaccaggggaaccacaaaaaagcgtgggaacaagaaatcagacgagagcataactccaatccgttacaacgtcaatcacatgtactggtagttttcccatgttttccatgttccaataattatatcacgtactggtggggtgatgaccaatccctatacatgtatatttattatacatccattttggaatgtgcgggcacataatcatgatgatttgtgatgaattgatgttcctaatacatgcagtgttgatcatgagcacaggtacacacagtctatccatgcgtagtaacatgcatggaCCGTACTGGtaacctgcatggaatgatgtggtggatggaagctgatagatggatctggaacacagtctattatttaatatactatgtattgtacatgtttatgacgttgtaacggattggagttatgctctcgtctgatttcttgttcccacgcttttttgtggttcccctggtcaatcctagcaatttttcacattgcaaatgtttttctagtcggattccctttctttttcagtacagtttacgtatcatgacatgcataagtggaacgtcaagaggcagtacagaagttcaagaagagaagacaagactaatcagatatcttctcgaatatctctggactaataattatagtaatgagtaataattattgcttgatatgttgaatttgcgaatcagtattaaatgacagccattttaagagcatgatatctagccagtgcatatagcatgcctgtcagagaaagggagctagagctgaacagtgtgaagaaaagcaacatgCACCTCAGGCTGGAAAtgcactgctgcactgttttaggccagaggaggttggacacgatcacgtgcaccactttttttgctgagctggcacaaaaATTGACAAATGAGTTCTATGTAAACTTTTAGCTGGTGTTGCACGGTCATTAGAGACTGAAGGCAAACTTTATGTGCCTCGCTGGCTTCTTTTGAAAAGAGatctctattatctatgctATTATTAATTGGCAAtaatattgctgagtcattaaagatggcggaattgtctaggtataagagaaatagagactgagaggtcatctgcctcgtggaagcaatcgcaaatctgaagaagcgctttgtaatccaggttgcagtcgtttggaaaccctgtgcagaatgtcctggagatggctgtacttggagcaaatgctgggcaagaaacttacttactcacttacttacttagtcagtcagacaaagagcggtgaaaggtcgaaatagtgcaatttttaaaatgacaatattcattcattaaaatgttcatggattatgaaatgagagatacaaagagagaaaaggctaaataaactatctgtctagccagttccttgatgtggcctttccctgcagagatagaacagtttgaacatgagtcaaaataattgaaatctTGCTAAAcactagactggaaaccacgcccctttctttAGGGAAAGAGACTGGCCAGGTGACTATCAACGACTTGTCCCAACGGAATGCTTGGaatgtagtgtgtgcatgaatgcgtgggagataTCTAAACCACAACATTGCACACTAAGCTATTATATGTGAGTATTAATATTTTTAGCTGTACAGTTGCAGTATAAATTTTATGTCTACTTAGCTAGCTGTTTGGATATAAGTTGTCTATCAGTACTTCTCCAATGAAGCAATTCTAAAGTTGCTATAACCTGGCTGGCTACAAGGCCACTGCAAAAATAACAGACAGAAGTAGCAGAGATGCAGAGATATATTTGTCTCTCTGCCAACTGGTTTATGGAAAGTCCCTTTGCTGGCCCTATTGCCAGCAACATTTGAGTTTCTATTACAGCGGTGTCATTGCCACAGACAGGACAAGAACTAGGTACATCCAGGTGACAGCTAGCTCCAGACTTGGACATAGTTTTGCAGCAGTTGACTTGTGATTGAAATAGGtggctgagctagctagcttgctagaGTACTGTACAGactactgtatgtatgtacttaGCTACAGTAGATCTAAACCGCAACACTGGTGACCACACCCTTTTCCCTGAACCACTTCCGCAAAATTCAGTACGCAATGAAGACAAGTCGTTGATAGTCACCTGGCCAGTCTCTTTCCCTaaagaaaggggcgtggtttccagtctagctaaacacaggcaaacccactgtCAATCCtgtgtaaaacctactggttttactaatcaTCACAGGTTTTGCAGGGCCAGATATGCATGCCCATGCATGTTTTTTTCCACactttatcataattatatatgcacatgcagtcacCTTTCCCATGCGCACTGCCACAGTTTTCAAATTCTAATTATGGAAACAGAATATCGCTTGATATATACTTCCATACGCTACGAAGTACAATTCAGTGAGCTTGTGGTTCTCACAAATGTATATTATCATCAAGTGTAACGAAGCGGTTATCCATTCTCGCGTTAGAGTAACAAACCGGAAATACCCTGATCAGGATGACTTAATCCCTGAAATTCGATCTAGGACGACATTAAGTGCGTTTTAGAAGTTATTTTAGGGAGACACTCGTGGAAACTTGGTTATGATTTGGGACattcctagcctcgatcccaggccgagttttcgcttttatataacggttaggcgaacaactgggcctggtactagttgtctgcgcatgcgtcaaattttcattgtatttgtggtcggcaaataTATTTGGAATGAAAATGCACacagtgagtacacaaaagatgctcACTAATATCAACTTGTAGCTTATGTAACGGGGTTTCGTATGGTATGTTGTACGGCTTCTATTAATTAATTTACTGATTATGGGATACATGTTAAAATTTGATTTAAATTTTTCTTTGAAACAACAAATTCAAAATTTTTTCCCTGATATTTTAATGTTCAAGTACAATTACCCTCGGGTGCATGGAAAAGAAGGAAACGGAAAACGGAAACGGAAGGCGGAAAGTGGAAACGGAAAACGGAAATATCTCAGCTGTGTAAAGTTAACGACCATtaccattctgtgtttttttgCAGTAGTGAAAGTTGATAGCAGAAGATATATTTGTAAAGGGGTGCTGTGGGGAAGCCTATCCATCTAGCTATGACATTCAAGGAGCAActaggtaaggtagcttgagacaACGTCAAGGG
This region of Halichondria panicea chromosome 12, odHalPani1.1, whole genome shotgun sequence genomic DNA includes:
- the LOC135345300 gene encoding uncharacterized protein LOC135345300 isoform X2, translated to MAKVKFFETVHSPSPSPPHTYSEISDGYNCNKLKNVCSKENKEPDGDTETLPGALARNWSLMRFQTDNCNKLKNMCIKEIGRKKKNGHCVLCVPECIRPHAGRGQRDDVWAVGGMSYIIILTMTAQK
- the LOC135345300 gene encoding uncharacterized protein LOC135345300 isoform X1, with amino-acid sequence MAKVKFFETVHSPSPSPPHTYSEISDGYNCNKLKNVCSKENKEPDGDTETLPGALARNWSLMRFQTDNCNKLKNMCIKEIGRKKKNGHCVLCVPECIRPHAGRGQRDDVLYYNTYDDCSEVRHRQKAKKSSLHAHVLQTQNNRFVFDVVTIVYVTGVY